From Chryseobacterium salivictor, a single genomic window includes:
- a CDS encoding virulence RhuM family protein translates to MHKGEIIIYKSQNGETAIDVKLEDETVWLNRKQMSLLFDRDVKTIGKHINNAIKEELNEYSVVAKFATTASDGKIYQTEFYNLDVIISVGYRVKSRSGIQFRIWANSVLKNYLIKGYSINEKATKQQLDNLSSMVKILSDSLENKVISNDEAKGVLRIIKDYTYGLDTLDKYDNQILEIENISQKKEFKAN, encoded by the coding sequence ATGCATAAGGGCGAAATAATAATTTACAAAAGCCAAAACGGCGAAACTGCCATCGATGTGAAACTGGAAGACGAAACGGTGTGGCTAAATCGCAAGCAAATGTCTCTGCTGTTTGACAGAGATGTGAAAACAATTGGAAAACATATTAATAATGCTATTAAAGAGGAACTAAATGAATATTCAGTTGTCGCAAAATTTGCGACAACTGCTTCCGACGGAAAAATTTATCAGACAGAATTTTATAATCTCGATGTCATTATTTCCGTTGGTTATCGCGTGAAATCCCGAAGTGGAATACAATTCAGAATTTGGGCTAATTCTGTTCTTAAAAATTATTTAATTAAAGGCTATTCAATTAACGAAAAAGCAACGAAACAGCAATTGGATAATCTAAGTTCGATGGTGAAAATATTATCTGATTCACTGGAAAACAAAGTAATTTCTAATGATGAAGCCAAAGGTGTTTTAAGGATTATTAAAGATTATACTTATGGCCTGGACACACTGGATAAGTATGACAACCAAATTTTAGAAATTGAAAATATTTCACAGAAAAAAGAATTTAAAGCAAATTAA
- a CDS encoding Fic family protein: MFLYLVTKNHSFSDGNKRIAAFLFLWFLSNNELLYRKSGDKLLENNTLVALTLMIAQSKSEEKDTMVKVVVNLINKNN, translated from the coding sequence ATGTTTTTATATTTGGTAACAAAAAATCATTCGTTCAGTGACGGAAACAAAAGAATTGCCGCTTTCTTATTTTTATGGTTTCTTTCAAACAACGAACTACTGTACAGAAAAAGCGGAGACAAATTACTGGAAAACAATACTTTAGTCGCATTAACTTTAATGATTGCGCAAAGCAAATCAGAAGAAAAAGACACCATGGTGAAAGTAGTGGTAAATCTCATTAATAAAAACAATTAA